In Cloacibacterium caeni, a single window of DNA contains:
- a CDS encoding alpha-amylase family glycosyl hydrolase, with amino-acid sequence MKKLFLSAMLGLSLISCSALQNQKTMTTDWKHTTNIYEVNVRQFSKEGTFKAVEKELPRLKKMGVETLWFMPITPIAQKNKKGTLGSQYAAQDYTSINPEFGTLEDFKSVVNEAHKMGFKVIIDWVANHTGWDHVWTKTHPDFYLMDPKTNDFQIASGMDDIIELNYRNPKMREAMIEAMKYWVRETDIDGFRCDLASWVEVDFWQQAKPEVETIKPLFWLGEYDELDNPDYATVFDASYSWKWMHLTKEFYQKKLPITDLTNLLSQYSAIGNKSMRAWFTTNHDENTWNGTEYEKYGEMAKTLAVFSATWNGVPLMYNGQELPLLNKRLEFFEKDPIPWNGENKLENFYKKLFELKSKNPALRGGDDQATTQILKTTAPDQVLAYLRKNGNDEVLVILNLSDAQHLKVQILDETVKGKFKSIFSGLTTDFDAKPTIEMYKWEYIVFEK; translated from the coding sequence ATGAAAAAGCTATTTTTATCTGCAATGTTAGGCTTGTCACTAATCTCTTGCAGCGCTTTACAAAATCAGAAAACAATGACAACTGACTGGAAACACACCACCAACATTTATGAAGTAAACGTAAGACAATTTTCTAAAGAAGGAACCTTCAAAGCTGTAGAAAAAGAATTACCAAGACTTAAAAAAATGGGCGTAGAAACACTTTGGTTTATGCCAATTACACCTATTGCTCAAAAAAATAAAAAAGGAACACTTGGTAGTCAATATGCTGCGCAAGATTATACCTCTATCAATCCAGAATTTGGGACTTTAGAAGATTTCAAAAGTGTAGTAAATGAAGCTCATAAAATGGGTTTTAAAGTCATCATCGATTGGGTGGCGAATCATACGGGTTGGGATCATGTTTGGACCAAAACGCATCCAGACTTTTATTTGATGGATCCTAAAACCAATGATTTTCAAATAGCTTCTGGAATGGATGACATCATAGAACTCAATTATCGAAACCCAAAAATGCGTGAAGCCATGATTGAAGCCATGAAATATTGGGTAAGAGAAACGGATATTGATGGGTTTAGATGTGATTTAGCTTCTTGGGTAGAAGTAGATTTCTGGCAACAAGCAAAACCAGAAGTTGAAACCATAAAACCACTTTTTTGGTTAGGAGAATATGATGAATTAGACAATCCAGATTATGCTACAGTTTTTGATGCGAGTTATAGCTGGAAATGGATGCATCTAACCAAAGAATTTTATCAGAAAAAATTACCAATTACGGATTTAACGAATCTTTTGTCACAGTATTCTGCCATCGGAAACAAAAGCATGAGAGCTTGGTTTACCACTAATCATGACGAAAATACATGGAACGGAACAGAATATGAAAAGTATGGTGAAATGGCGAAAACTCTAGCCGTATTTTCTGCAACTTGGAACGGTGTTCCTTTGATGTACAACGGTCAAGAACTGCCATTGTTAAATAAAAGATTAGAATTTTTTGAAAAAGACCCAATTCCTTGGAATGGCGAAAATAAATTAGAAAATTTCTACAAAAAGTTGTTCGAACTTAAATCTAAAAATCCTGCATTGAGAGGTGGCGATGACCAAGCAACTACTCAAATTTTGAAAACCACCGCCCCAGATCAAGTTCTGGCTTATCTTAGAAAAAATGGAAATGACGAAGTTTTGGTAATCCTTAATTTATCAGATGCTCAACATTTGAAAGTGCAGATTTTAGACGAAACGGTAAAAGGAAAATTCAAAAGTATTTTCTCTGGTTTGACCACAGATTTTGATGCGAAACCTACCATAGAAATGTACAAGTGGGAATATATTGTTTTCGAAAAATAA
- a CDS encoding GreA/GreB family elongation factor has product MNKAELLELVKKKISEKIQKLEQLIAETRASNNDTKSSMGDKYETSREMLQQEINNLQLQLNEQLKSQQILKNIQSISHKTVNLGSLVETDKGKFFIAVSLGELSFNQEKIFIISAESPLAKAMNGKKEGDVFIVNNLNQFIKNIW; this is encoded by the coding sequence ATGAACAAAGCTGAACTTTTAGAACTGGTAAAAAAAAAAATTTCTGAAAAAATTCAGAAATTAGAACAACTCATTGCCGAAACCAGAGCTTCTAATAATGATACCAAAAGTTCTATGGGAGACAAGTATGAAACTTCCCGAGAAATGCTTCAGCAAGAAATTAATAACCTTCAGCTTCAACTGAATGAACAACTGAAATCTCAACAGATTCTTAAAAACATTCAGTCTATTTCTCATAAAACCGTCAATTTAGGAAGTTTAGTGGAAACAGATAAAGGCAAATTTTTTATTGCCGTTTCTTTAGGCGAATTGAGTTTTAACCAAGAAAAAATATTCATCATTTCGGCAGAATCTCCTTTAGCAAAAGCGATGAATGGTAAAAAAGAAGGCGATGTATTCATTGTGAATAACTTAAATCAATTCATCAAAAATATTTGGTGA
- a CDS encoding thymidylate synthase: MQNYLDLLQHILDHGTDKTDRTGTGTRSVFGYQLRYDLSKGFPLVTTKKVHLKSIIYELLWFLKGDTNIKYLTDNGVSIWNEWADENGNLGPVYGAQWRTWEGKDGKVVDQIVEVVEQIKKNPDSRRLIVSAWNAAEIPNMALAPCHALFQFYVADGKLSLQLYQRSADVFLGVPFNIASYALLCMMVAQVCGLEVGDYVHTFGDVHIYNNHFEQVKLQLSREPRALPTMKLNPEIKDLFDFDFEDFTLENYNPYPGIKAPVAI; this comes from the coding sequence ATGCAAAACTACCTCGATTTACTCCAACATATTTTAGACCACGGAACCGATAAAACAGACAGAACAGGAACAGGAACCAGAAGCGTTTTTGGTTACCAATTGCGATATGATTTGTCTAAAGGTTTTCCTTTGGTAACGACCAAAAAAGTGCATTTGAAGTCTATTATTTATGAATTGTTGTGGTTTCTAAAAGGCGACACTAACATCAAATATCTCACTGATAATGGGGTTTCTATTTGGAATGAATGGGCAGATGAAAACGGAAATCTTGGTCCAGTTTACGGAGCACAATGGAGAACTTGGGAAGGCAAAGATGGAAAAGTGGTAGATCAAATTGTAGAAGTAGTAGAGCAAATCAAGAAAAATCCAGATTCTAGAAGACTTATCGTTTCTGCTTGGAATGCAGCAGAAATTCCAAATATGGCTTTAGCGCCTTGTCACGCATTGTTTCAGTTTTATGTAGCTGATGGAAAATTGTCTTTACAACTGTATCAAAGAAGTGCTGATGTATTTTTGGGCGTTCCTTTTAACATTGCGAGTTATGCGTTGCTTTGTATGATGGTGGCGCAAGTTTGTGGATTAGAAGTAGGAGATTATGTGCATACTTTTGGAGATGTTCATATTTACAACAACCATTTTGAGCAGGTAAAATTGCAACTTTCTCGTGAACCTAGAGCATTGCCAACCATGAAACTCAACCCGGAAATTAAAGATTTATTTGATTTCGATTTTGAAGATTTTACGCTAGAAAATTATAATCCATATCCTGGAATTAAAGCACCAGTTGCGATTTAA
- a CDS encoding M1 family metallopeptidase, whose translation MKKLLIAALFLGLFSTDNFTFAQTETSGRTGVYRATHTKSTELKHTKLRVNFNFEKEQMNGEAWITASPFFYASNELVLDAKGMIINEVALEKNGARTPLKYDYKEDILKISLDKTYQKNQDYTVYIKYVARPNEVKQKGSAAINDAKGLYFINAQGKDADKPTQIWTQGETESSSCWFPTIDKPNQKTTQEIYMTVPKQYVTLSNGILNSSENLGENLRTDHWVMDQKHAPYLFFMGVGEYAVIKDKWRNIDVDYYVEKEYEPYAKQIFGNTPEMIEFFSKKLNYDFPWQKYAQIVGRDYVSGAMENTTAVIHEESAQQKAGDLADENKWEDVIAHELFHHWFGDLVTAESWSNLTVNESFADYSEYLWNEYKYGKDEADYKRLKSLRNSKADPRNFGKDLVRFNYESREDMFDGVSYNKGGGILHMLRNYLGDDAFFAGLSDYLKTNEYGTGEAHQLRLSLEKVSGKDLNWFFNQWYFGKGYPKLEVKSTFDPMKKQVIVNVAQTQEEKFEFPLSIDVLENGKISRKEVWVTAKAKNDFVFDVTKNPELINANPEGLLLSDIKQDKTPEQLFLQYTTAKDLYSKYTAIEEAKDQVSKNPFADKLYAAALKDKFYRNRLLALEGLPEDPKSFLADVEKLAQNDEKNLVKGAAIGVLAKTKNPKYLPLFEKGINAISNSVKGNSLSGIAQVAPEKVVNYAEKIDLESASEDLVMTLLPVIVKNKITAQMPNIASLVAFYPFIGFQNPKLAAPAEEGFNWIMDSDNTKAVYNLTKVLGQAKSQIGDNVQAKMMIVQMLKKGLERKMKLFRENPSSTSLNTQIEMLNKAITSYSN comes from the coding sequence ATGAAGAAACTACTCATTGCAGCCTTATTTTTAGGGCTTTTTTCTACTGACAATTTCACTTTTGCACAAACCGAAACTTCTGGCAGAACTGGTGTTTACAGAGCTACTCATACCAAATCTACAGAGTTGAAACACACCAAATTGCGTGTGAATTTCAATTTTGAAAAAGAACAAATGAACGGCGAAGCTTGGATTACCGCTTCTCCATTTTTTTATGCTTCCAATGAATTGGTTTTAGATGCTAAAGGAATGATTATTAATGAGGTCGCATTAGAAAAAAATGGTGCAAGAACTCCTTTGAAATATGATTATAAAGAAGATATTCTAAAAATTTCTTTAGATAAAACTTACCAAAAAAATCAAGATTATACCGTTTATATCAAATATGTAGCGAGACCAAATGAAGTAAAACAGAAAGGTTCTGCTGCCATTAATGATGCGAAAGGACTTTATTTCATCAATGCTCAAGGAAAAGATGCAGATAAACCTACGCAAATTTGGACTCAAGGTGAAACGGAATCTTCTTCTTGTTGGTTTCCTACAATAGATAAACCCAATCAGAAAACCACGCAGGAAATTTACATGACGGTTCCTAAACAATATGTAACCCTTTCTAACGGAATTTTAAATAGTTCTGAAAATTTAGGCGAAAACCTGAGAACGGATCATTGGGTAATGGATCAAAAACACGCTCCGTATTTATTTTTCATGGGAGTGGGAGAATATGCCGTGATTAAAGATAAATGGAGAAATATAGATGTAGATTATTATGTAGAAAAAGAATACGAACCGTATGCAAAACAAATTTTTGGGAATACTCCAGAAATGATAGAGTTCTTTTCTAAAAAATTAAATTATGATTTTCCTTGGCAAAAATACGCACAGATTGTAGGCAGAGATTACGTTTCTGGTGCTATGGAAAATACTACCGCAGTAATTCACGAAGAATCTGCACAACAAAAAGCGGGTGATTTAGCAGACGAAAACAAGTGGGAAGATGTAATCGCTCACGAATTATTCCACCATTGGTTTGGAGATTTGGTAACCGCAGAAAGTTGGAGTAATCTTACTGTAAATGAGAGTTTTGCAGATTATTCAGAATATCTTTGGAACGAATACAAGTACGGAAAAGACGAAGCAGATTATAAAAGATTAAAATCTCTTAGAAATTCTAAAGCAGACCCAAGAAATTTTGGAAAAGATTTAGTGAGATTCAACTATGAAAGCAGAGAAGACATGTTTGATGGCGTTTCTTATAATAAAGGAGGCGGAATTCTACACATGCTAAGAAATTATTTGGGAGATGATGCGTTTTTCGCTGGACTTTCAGATTATCTTAAAACCAATGAATATGGAACTGGAGAAGCGCATCAACTGAGACTTTCTCTGGAAAAAGTTTCGGGAAAAGATTTAAATTGGTTCTTTAATCAATGGTATTTCGGGAAAGGTTATCCTAAGTTAGAGGTTAAATCTACTTTTGACCCGATGAAAAAACAAGTCATCGTAAATGTTGCTCAGACACAAGAAGAAAAATTTGAGTTTCCATTGTCGATTGATGTTTTAGAAAATGGTAAAATTTCTAGAAAAGAAGTTTGGGTAACGGCAAAAGCTAAAAATGACTTCGTTTTTGATGTGACTAAAAATCCTGAATTGATTAATGCAAATCCTGAAGGTTTATTGCTGAGCGATATTAAACAAGACAAAACTCCAGAACAATTATTTTTACAATACACTACTGCTAAAGATTTGTACAGCAAATACACGGCTATAGAAGAAGCAAAAGACCAAGTTTCTAAAAATCCATTTGCAGACAAATTATATGCAGCAGCTTTGAAAGATAAGTTTTACAGAAATAGATTGTTAGCGTTGGAAGGTTTACCAGAAGATCCAAAATCATTTTTGGCAGATGTAGAAAAATTAGCGCAAAATGATGAGAAAAATTTGGTGAAAGGAGCTGCAATCGGTGTTTTAGCAAAAACTAAAAACCCTAAATATTTACCATTATTTGAAAAAGGAATCAATGCAATTTCTAATTCGGTGAAAGGAAATTCACTTTCTGGAATTGCTCAAGTTGCTCCTGAAAAAGTAGTAAATTATGCCGAAAAAATAGATTTAGAAAGCGCTTCGGAAGATTTAGTGATGACACTTTTGCCGGTGATTGTAAAAAATAAAATTACTGCTCAAATGCCAAATATTGCCTCTCTTGTAGCTTTTTATCCTTTTATTGGGTTTCAAAATCCTAAACTAGCAGCACCTGCAGAAGAAGGTTTCAATTGGATTATGGATTCTGATAATACAAAAGCAGTATACAATCTTACGAAAGTTTTAGGACAAGCCAAAAGTCAAATTGGCGATAATGTACAAGCCAAAATGATGATTGTTCAAATGCTGAAAAAAGGTTTAGAAAGAAAGATGAAACTATTTAGAGAGAATCCTTCTAGCACCAGTCTAAATACACAAATAGAAATGTTGAATAAAGCGATTACTTCTTACAGCAACTAA
- a CDS encoding hydroxymethylglutaryl-CoA synthase family protein — MKIGIEAASFFVPSLYLEIKDLAEKRGIEPAKLEKGLGLKRMAFPDVHEDAATFAAEALLKLIQDYKINPKEISRIYLGTESALDAAKPTATYAMQMVEKELEKEFGARCFKNCDVVDMTFACVGAVDALHNSLDFVRANPEKKAIVIASDYAKYELASTGEYTQGGGAVAVLVSANPTLLEIENKFGVATESVFDFFKPRRETTKNLVQNLPETFAEKVEIFTDEPVFDGQYSNQCYQDRIREAYQHYKEESGREKPYENWRFLIFHLPYAFHGKRLFTEIFGIENGMNATTSEDIKAIAQTDEYKNLVAEKIEITQRASSEIGNMYTASIFMALLSAFQVSYENGEDLAGKELGFLAYGSGSKSKVFAGKIGNDWKSVVEKWNIFEVLNQRRAIDFDTYENLHRKKLNTSVNPDWKGFGLVKVEKESPVLVGARYYEKR, encoded by the coding sequence ATGAAAATCGGAATCGAAGCGGCAAGTTTTTTTGTGCCAAGTTTATATTTAGAAATTAAGGATTTAGCCGAAAAAAGGGGAATAGAACCTGCAAAATTAGAAAAAGGTTTAGGACTGAAGAGGATGGCTTTTCCCGATGTACACGAAGACGCAGCCACTTTTGCCGCAGAAGCACTTTTAAAACTCATACAAGATTATAAAATAAATCCCAAAGAAATTTCTAGAATTTATCTAGGAACAGAATCTGCGCTAGATGCTGCAAAACCTACTGCTACTTATGCCATGCAAATGGTAGAAAAAGAACTAGAAAAAGAATTTGGAGCAAGATGTTTCAAAAATTGTGATGTAGTAGATATGACTTTTGCGTGTGTAGGTGCTGTAGATGCGCTGCACAATTCTCTTGATTTTGTAAGAGCGAATCCTGAGAAAAAAGCCATTGTAATTGCTTCTGATTATGCGAAATATGAATTGGCTTCTACTGGTGAATATACGCAAGGTGGTGGTGCAGTTGCAGTTTTGGTATCGGCAAATCCTACATTGTTGGAAATTGAAAATAAATTTGGAGTCGCTACAGAAAGCGTTTTTGATTTCTTTAAACCAAGAAGAGAAACCACTAAAAACTTGGTGCAGAATTTACCAGAAACCTTCGCCGAAAAAGTAGAAATTTTTACAGATGAACCTGTTTTTGACGGTCAATATTCTAATCAATGTTACCAAGATAGAATTAGAGAAGCCTACCAACATTACAAAGAAGAAAGTGGAAGAGAAAAGCCTTATGAAAATTGGCGATTTCTGATTTTCCACCTTCCTTATGCATTTCACGGGAAGAGATTATTTACTGAGATTTTTGGGATAGAAAACGGAATGAATGCCACCACTTCTGAAGATATAAAAGCCATCGCTCAAACCGATGAATATAAAAATTTAGTTGCTGAAAAAATAGAAATTACACAACGTGCAAGTTCAGAAATTGGGAATATGTACACCGCTTCTATTTTTATGGCATTGCTTTCTGCTTTTCAAGTTTCTTATGAAAATGGGGAAGATTTAGCCGGAAAAGAACTAGGGTTTTTAGCCTATGGAAGTGGAAGTAAATCTAAAGTTTTTGCTGGAAAAATAGGAAACGATTGGAAATCTGTGGTAGAAAAATGGAATATTTTCGAAGTGCTGAATCAGCGCAGAGCAATAGATTTTGATACGTATGAAAATCTCCACCGAAAAAAACTCAATACTTCGGTAAATCCAGATTGGAAAGGTTTTGGATTGGTAAAAGTAGAAAAAGAAAGCCCAGTTTTAGTGGGAGCAAGATATTACGAAAAAAGATAA
- a CDS encoding T9SS type B sorting domain-containing protein, with product MFKYHFISAFTILFFSVIFIKSQSQSEFFISDSKNEQNVFIDCNYPFVKDNSVLLKSNYPSFKLTNKYIISAINYTPYSVSNKVVIKDNLDDSFSEIIDLPFQFCFYGQAYNQLVIGSNGMVSFDINQAGQANAPNISTALPSEDLPKAAIFGALHDMYFSLSDDSEINYSVIGSAPFRKFVINFYKGRMSGCDDSVSTSQIVLSEGSNNIEVFVENKSLACDLAKFKNSLIGINDEIGDSGLAAPNRNTGIWQAQNEAWLFTPDGENVVPKFAWYDGSGNLIGSSNEQIVSPKKDENYRLDFLYTICNGQTYTYTDEIDITFSSDYPTTIDYSKIICNSSEQIVLSDYKKFLTTNDFSKFSFVFIDALSNQIIDETIPFTVDSSRDFNVIISNKDNRNCKRSTTLSFQYFSQNILTNQVSVCDLWKDGKENDYLLSNLNVNLVGSNFKGEISYFLTRQSALDNINSVTTYNLENNTQFYIRVSQNNCYNVFGPISIKLTSPPQVVSPLNLRVQICDLNYDGVENFNWGDYLKDKVTTDLGVSIRVFKTYDEALSALSTQLGLDKITKGNYKVYARVEFPGACFSIAEINMDVVLSGVELKNIDTYICFDGFEDITVDLLAIANNMLVNPNSNLTGPFFFTSNKAAIDNLPANMIPSTQVIKDDGNYISKTFYVRFNNGTDCYTIKPIKIYLVHLVKNKDQFNICDVKNDNSETITLSTYAKQINNQSGSKVFYFNTEAQALANVSGTDIKSLTVTSSQIVYARITIKKCLLIIPVTFTLVKTPDILSELTINLKDVCDNNADGKENVDLSSYATEINVNKESVDFTYFKTYNPVNNTFADPYSNVSNVEVQDATIIYVKVKFKDSDCFSVSKIIVNIDYLPSIKLSKTVTLKKCDDDFDFGEYFDLSESILQLYDPNLNSIPLSDLIISYYECEDDANVGTTVGKINSLHHTHTANAFVYVRFQSKKDGCYSVAPINLLSYFPTKAKNSVISICDNNLDGYYDVNLLEYKNYMVQNPDDQNVYKFYLRESDINIPGKEIKNPEKFKLNPYISKIWVYVENLTNCGSIAEVNFKKGNILTLNKNQFSINNICDTGNDGKEQINLTIFENNFSASYTYEYFEKDSDMWQNQNKIQNPAYYAYDETKGSSTFYVKVSQEGFCPNFYSIEVQLNKMPIINIADYYYCKNASQGLEIKPNFSTMKIANYRWELPDGTIIEGADKNYLSGIKTIGTYTLSLTTVYNCSYTTSFRVLNVDTPEIVSLIEQDNNFEVTAQGISGKKIVYSKDLLHWQDSNVFYIAAGEYNFYAKYADSDCYSDAKKGKVFTVQTAFTPNGDGINDYWVFSGLDVFGGTSTLQIVDKFGKVVCQQTSNKEFRWDGKIQSRSLNTDAYWYVIKVGNGRIYQGWIFLKNRN from the coding sequence ATGTTTAAATATCATTTCATATCTGCTTTTACAATTTTGTTTTTTAGTGTTATTTTTATTAAATCTCAAAGTCAATCAGAGTTTTTTATATCAGATTCTAAAAATGAACAAAATGTTTTTATCGATTGTAATTATCCTTTCGTTAAAGATAATAGTGTACTGTTAAAATCTAATTATCCTTCTTTTAAGCTTACGAATAAGTACATCATTTCAGCTATTAATTATACCCCTTATTCTGTTTCTAATAAAGTAGTTATAAAAGATAATTTAGATGATTCTTTTTCTGAAATCATTGATTTACCATTCCAGTTCTGTTTTTATGGTCAAGCGTATAATCAGTTAGTAATAGGTTCTAATGGAATGGTAAGTTTTGATATAAATCAAGCAGGTCAAGCGAATGCACCTAATATATCTACAGCCTTACCTAGTGAAGATTTACCCAAAGCTGCAATCTTTGGAGCATTACACGACATGTATTTTTCTCTATCAGATGATTCCGAAATTAATTATTCTGTAATAGGTAGTGCGCCTTTTAGAAAATTTGTAATAAATTTTTATAAAGGAAGAATGTCTGGATGTGATGATTCAGTATCTACTTCACAGATCGTACTTTCAGAAGGAAGTAATAATATAGAGGTTTTCGTGGAAAATAAATCTCTTGCATGTGATTTAGCAAAATTCAAGAATTCTCTTATAGGAATAAATGATGAGATAGGAGACTCTGGACTTGCAGCTCCCAATAGAAATACTGGGATTTGGCAAGCACAGAATGAAGCATGGTTATTCACTCCAGATGGAGAAAATGTAGTGCCTAAATTTGCTTGGTATGATGGAAGTGGCAATTTAATTGGAAGTTCTAATGAGCAAATAGTATCTCCTAAAAAAGATGAAAATTATAGATTAGATTTTCTTTATACTATATGTAACGGACAGACCTATACATATACAGACGAAATTGACATTACTTTTTCTTCAGATTATCCAACAACAATAGATTATAGTAAAATAATATGTAATAGTAGTGAGCAAATAGTTTTATCAGATTATAAAAAATTTCTTACGACTAATGATTTTTCAAAATTTAGTTTTGTTTTTATAGATGCTTTAAGTAACCAAATTATAGATGAAACTATACCATTTACGGTTGATTCTAGCAGAGATTTCAACGTAATTATTTCCAATAAAGATAACCGTAATTGTAAAAGATCTACAACTCTTTCTTTTCAATATTTTTCTCAAAATATTTTAACCAATCAAGTTTCTGTGTGCGATTTATGGAAAGATGGAAAAGAAAACGATTATCTTCTTAGTAATTTAAATGTAAATTTAGTAGGCTCAAATTTCAAAGGTGAGATTTCTTATTTTTTAACTAGACAATCCGCGTTAGATAATATAAATTCTGTTACAACTTATAATTTGGAGAATAATACTCAGTTTTATATAAGAGTGTCACAAAATAATTGCTATAATGTATTTGGACCAATATCTATAAAACTTACATCTCCACCTCAAGTTGTTTCGCCGTTAAATCTTAGAGTACAAATATGTGATTTAAATTATGATGGAGTAGAAAATTTTAATTGGGGTGATTATTTAAAAGATAAAGTTACTACAGATCTTGGCGTTTCAATAAGAGTTTTTAAGACATATGATGAAGCATTAAGTGCATTATCTACTCAGTTAGGTCTAGATAAAATAACAAAAGGCAATTACAAAGTATATGCAAGAGTAGAATTTCCGGGTGCTTGTTTTTCGATTGCAGAGATTAATATGGATGTTGTTCTATCTGGAGTAGAGCTTAAAAATATAGATACTTATATTTGTTTTGATGGTTTTGAAGATATAACAGTAGATCTTCTTGCTATAGCAAATAATATGCTTGTAAATCCTAATAGTAATTTAACGGGTCCTTTCTTTTTTACAAGTAATAAGGCTGCAATAGATAATTTGCCAGCTAATATGATACCTTCTACTCAAGTTATTAAGGATGATGGAAATTATATTTCTAAAACATTTTATGTGAGATTTAATAATGGAACAGATTGTTATACTATAAAACCAATAAAAATTTATTTGGTTCATTTAGTGAAAAATAAAGATCAGTTTAATATTTGTGATGTAAAGAATGATAATTCAGAAACCATTACATTAAGTACTTATGCAAAACAAATAAATAATCAAAGTGGTTCAAAAGTATTTTATTTTAATACAGAAGCACAAGCATTAGCCAATGTCTCAGGAACAGATATTAAATCTCTTACAGTAACTTCTAGCCAAATTGTTTATGCCAGAATTACAATAAAAAAATGTTTGCTTATAATACCTGTTACGTTTACCTTAGTTAAAACTCCAGATATTCTTTCTGAATTAACAATAAACCTTAAAGATGTTTGTGATAATAATGCAGATGGAAAAGAAAATGTAGATTTAAGCTCTTATGCTACCGAAATAAATGTAAATAAAGAATCAGTAGACTTTACTTATTTTAAAACATATAATCCTGTAAATAATACCTTCGCTGATCCCTATTCTAATGTTTCTAATGTAGAAGTCCAAGATGCAACAATAATCTATGTAAAAGTAAAATTCAAAGATTCAGATTGCTTTTCTGTATCAAAAATTATTGTCAATATAGATTATTTACCTTCAATAAAACTTTCTAAAACAGTAACTTTAAAAAAATGTGATGATGATTTTGATTTTGGTGAATATTTTGATTTATCAGAATCTATTCTTCAATTATATGACCCAAACTTAAATTCTATTCCGCTGTCTGACCTTATTATTTCTTATTATGAATGTGAAGATGATGCAAATGTAGGAACAACGGTAGGCAAAATAAATTCTTTGCATCATACCCATACCGCAAATGCATTTGTTTATGTAAGATTTCAATCAAAAAAAGACGGTTGCTATTCTGTAGCTCCTATTAATTTACTGTCTTATTTTCCTACAAAGGCTAAAAACTCTGTTATCTCTATTTGTGATAACAACCTTGATGGATATTATGATGTAAATCTTCTAGAATACAAAAATTATATGGTACAAAATCCTGATGACCAAAATGTATATAAATTCTATCTCAGAGAAAGCGATATAAACATCCCAGGAAAAGAAATAAAAAACCCCGAAAAGTTTAAATTGAATCCTTACATCTCTAAAATTTGGGTATACGTAGAAAATTTAACCAATTGCGGAAGCATTGCAGAAGTAAATTTTAAAAAAGGAAATATTTTGACTTTGAATAAAAATCAATTCAGTATCAATAACATTTGTGATACAGGTAATGATGGAAAAGAGCAAATAAACCTTACGATTTTTGAAAATAATTTTAGTGCTTCTTATACTTATGAGTATTTTGAGAAAGATAGCGATATGTGGCAGAATCAAAATAAAATTCAAAATCCTGCTTATTATGCTTATGATGAAACTAAAGGAAGTTCTACCTTCTATGTGAAAGTTTCTCAAGAAGGTTTTTGCCCTAATTTTTACTCGATAGAAGTTCAATTAAATAAAATGCCAATTATAAACATAGCAGACTATTATTATTGTAAAAATGCTTCTCAAGGATTAGAGATAAAACCGAATTTTTCTACAATGAAAATTGCAAATTATAGATGGGAATTGCCAGATGGAACCATTATAGAAGGAGCAGACAAAAATTATCTTTCAGGGATAAAAACCATAGGAACATATACATTAAGTTTAACTACAGTTTACAATTGCAGTTACACTACGAGCTTTAGAGTGCTCAATGTAGATACTCCAGAAATCGTCTCACTAATAGAACAAGATAACAATTTTGAAGTGACTGCACAGGGAATTTCAGGAAAAAAAATTGTTTATTCTAAAGATTTACTTCATTGGCAAGATAGTAATGTTTTCTACATAGCAGCCGGTGAATATAATTTTTATGCAAAATATGCAGATTCTGACTGTTATAGTGATGCGAAGAAAGGCAAAGTTTTCACCGTTCAAACCGCCTTTACTCCAAATGGAGACGGAATAAATGATTATTGGGTGTTCTCTGGTTTAGATGTTTTTGGTGGAACTTCAACCTTGCAAATTGTAGATAAGTTTGGTAAAGTTGTTTGCCAGCAAACAAGCAATAAAGAATTTAGATGGGATGGTAAAATTCAGTCAAGAAGTTTAAATACAGATGCATATTGGTATGTAATAAAAGTAGGCAATGGAAGAATTTACCAAGGATGGATTTTTCTTAAAAATAGAAATTAA